The following DNA comes from Nicotiana sylvestris chromosome 10, ASM39365v2, whole genome shotgun sequence.
AGGCAAACAAATCGGCATTGTTAGTTAGGAACTCATGGAACTGACCTGGTTCTGAGAGGTTGTGTCCAATATAAGCTTTTTTCGTGATGTCGGTATTATCCAATTGAACGGGGTCGAGGTCTTCTACGGTTGCCTTGCAGGCTTCCACGACATCCGGGTTTTGATGGTTTCTATTTGTATGTCGGGTTTGGTTCCCAATATGGCTGATTGTTATGCTTCCGCACTTGCCCCCTTTAGTTGTTGggtgtgtgtgcaatcttgggcgattCGGTAGCACTCTTGGGCGATGCGTTGCTCGCCTCAGATGCTGAGTATTCCCTATAGGGTaggaaatttgattacttgatagaaactTGACGGGACGACTCGCATGGCATGTATCCATGGATGCCATGTAATGGCGTTATAGGctgtttcctggttcatgacgtgAAACGTCGTTTCCAGAGTGACTCCTCTTGCCAGAACGGGTAACACTATCTCTCCTGAGGTTCGTTCCACTACATTAttaaaacctgttagtgttatgcaacgtggtactatcttatcctcgagtctCATCTGCATGAGGACTCGTGGATAAATAATACACGCGCCGCTTccgtcatccaccattattctttttacatcggtATTCGCAATacgtaaagttataaccaaagcatcatagtgagggaaataCAAACCGTTGGTATCTGACTTATCAAAGacgatactatcttcgaggtcatcGTACCGTTCGTGAGCGACTGTCCGCTTGAGTTTGTGTGTAGTGGTGAATTTAACATGGTTGATTACCGTATCATCGCCgccgccaatgatcatttgtatggtacgagcTGGTGAAGGTGGTTTTGGGGGTCCTTTGAGGTTGATCACGTCCACGAGCGAAGTTAATTCGTCCTCGATCGCTCAGTAGTTCTTTTAGGTATCCCTGATTTAGCATTCTTACCACTTCTTGTCGCAGACCTATGCAATCTTCGGTCTTATTTCCTCTTTCCTGATGGAATTCACATAGAACGTTCGATCTCCGGGTGCTCAAATCTGACTTTATCTTTTGCGGCCACTGCACCTTTGTGCCGAGCTTGTCTAGtgcatacactatttctgaaggagaaacacaaaaattatgagcaCATAACAGTAggggcatacctctttcgttgCGATATGGCGCGGTGTGTCGAGGAATGGCATCTGCATGTCGTGGAGGGGGCGGGATGGATGTCCGGATGTAGGGCtgatgcctttctcgattgaaacgGGATAGTTGGTCCCTTCGACCATCGTTGCGGCGATCTCTCCTTGTCTCGGTTTGGACCGATGTTAGCCGTTGGATCGGACCATTTAGGTCATCCTCGTCTGCCCTTACTTCGGCATAATAGGCATTATGGATTTCTTCCCACATGGTGGgagggtacttcatgagtctacttaGCAGCTTCTTGGTTGCTTTTGACCCGATTTTGTTCAACCCATTTTGGAAGGCTGCTACCGCCATCCCTTCTGATACGTTTGGTAGGCTCATTCTTACCTTGTTGAATCGGGCTAGGAAATCCCAAAGTCCTTCGCCTGTTGTCTGCCTGACGGCGAAGATGTCATTTACCCTGGCCTCTGCCTTTTTCGCTCCCGCGTGAGCGATGACGAATTTATCTACATTTCTTCGAACGTTGATATTGATCGTGCTGGTAGTTGGGAATACCACGTCAATGCTCCCCCTGTCAGAGTTTCGCCGAACTTTTTCAGCAGCAACGATGGCACCTATTCTTTCGACagatcgttgccttttactgcagTGACGTAGTGGATTATGTGATCTTCCGGGACCGTggtgccatcatatattttcaagtatggcggcattttgaaggtttttggaataGAATGGGGAGCCGCCCCTTCACTATATAGTTGTTCGACGAATCGGCCTACTTCACGTTTTGGTAGCAACTTCAGAGTGCCCGCTATTTTATCGACCCTTTCGTGATGCTCCTTCATCTAATCGCGGAgcgttttgttctcattttccatatcttccattttctttaagatggtcGTAAGTGCATCGTTACCTGCATCAATGACAACATGGGTGTTACCTGTACGTGGAGTTTCTGGCTCATCGGCGACAGTTGCGGTTTTTGCGTGTATTGTGCCTCCGGTATCCCTTTGAACGGGTTTGTCGAGTATGTTGCTCAAGGTATTTGTCAACCATTCTTCTAATAGCCTTTTCACAGCCTGTGGTGCTTCTCCCGCTGGGGGTGTTGAGGTTTCTCTCTCGCGCGAGACAGTCACGCTTTTatgccgggggggggggggaggcatCTCCCTCAGGTGTAACGCTTGGCATTACGTTTTCATTGCTTTCCCTGCCGGCTTCGTTGATGGAATTCAGAAAGTTGTTCATGACACCTACTATTGCCTTTAATCTTGCTTCCCCCTTTCCTGCCATTCTTGGTCTTTTCGAGGCTAAGAAGACGAAACTAAAATTTTGGCTATAGAAATCCCCAttgacggcgccaaattgtttgactcaaaagatattgtaacctttttgaataaatcaatcaaagaaaatgaaggggtaatcttagctaagtataataatctctagaaccaAAGATATGTAAGGTGAGTACAATGGATAATATTTTTTGATGAATGATCGAACGTTAAAGATGCCAATCGTTTACGTAGGAAAATATTATAGTCAGTGTTCTTAGCTAGAAAGGTGAAAAAAACCCCCTTATAAGGTTGTTTTCCGGTTATATATAAGGGACAAACCCCTTCTGAACCCTAAAAGGCATATTATAGGGAATATCCGAAGGAATATTCCTAATGTCCCCTATTGGACCTACACTACTGTAAAAGACGTGCAGTCTTTGTTCGCTTGTCTATCGTCCTTCACAAGACGTCGAGCTACGATAATCTCGTCGTTTGTCGTATTCATCAATGGTCGTGGTTGTCCAAATTTGAACCCGTACACCTACGTAGTTCGGCTCGGAAGATTTGCACAAATAGTATCATTTCGCCTGACAGTTCAAACTTTGTCCCCATTTAAGGAATATGCACCAAAATAACCTCGGCATTAGACATCCCGAAGAGTGAAACATTAATCTTTCACGAGATTTGTTCAGCGAGACATAATTTTAGTACAATCTTCATTCTGCCAAATCGTTTACAAGTCTTATCAATCGACAAATCTTgaattgtttacaaattatgaTGGGCGGACATAATTTTGATACGATCTCCATTTTACCTATCTTCCTAAATTGTTCTCAAGTTTTACAAAATTGACAAATCTTATCTTAATTACAAATTACGTTAGTGAATCATTACTTTAGACTTTAGTATACTGTTCATTACCTCTCCTCTTAATTTGTTCATAATTCATAAATCTTGCTGAATTGATAAATATTTCATGTATTGTTTAATTGGTCAAAAATCAAAGTTTTGCTCAAATCATCTGTTTCTTAAGAAATTGAAAGTTTAGTAGCTACTACTACTATTTAGCGATTTTCAGTTTAAATGAACTTTTTTGTTTTTCGAAATTTAAACTATGTAAACTTTGACCAATATTTTAaactgtattttttttattatattggcatgagaaaatataatttatattaatatttgtatagttttttaatatttatattgtaattttaaaatattaagttaaTCTAATACATCCTATCTCTCAGATTTATATCCCCCCTTCCTcccctctctttttcttcttttcttcttccttctcTCCCTCTCCTCTACTTTTCTGTGGTGAGACCATTCCAACCCTAACACCATTTCACACCAAATTTTACATCAAATCGGTGTAACATCAAATTTACTCCAATCATTACACCAATTTttacacaaaaaaaaatattttttctctctcttctatattatattattatcttttattttaattttattatttattttcttcaaacaaattctatctttttttttcatattcaTCAAAAATAATTCACATTCACCACTTATATAatcatttattacaaaattattttaaatcaatTTTAATGTATCCTCCTTTGATGTGCTTTTAATtataatgtatttttattttatgtattgttaattttcttttttaaattttagttttcacttttcaatttttagcaacattagatatcttacatttgcatttttcatttttaaataatggttatatttctttttatacaattataataataataaaattaacttataattttatataaatataatatatacaaaattaatatatatataaaataggatataaaattaaaattataaagatcgtaatataaaaattaattatatacacaatatatgataaactaaaagttcaaaaaaataaaaagatgaataaaataataataaatcaaaTTTGGTGTTGGTGTGACACTATTCATACACTATAATGATGCAAGATTTGGTGTTCTATTGgagcaaaaaaaaaaaccaaatttTACATTAAATTTAGATTTGGTGCAAAAAATAGTGCACCCTTGGAGATGCCCGAGAGTATTGGAAACAATTTCTCTACCTTCACTAGGTAGGGTAAGGTTTGCATATATACACTATCCTTTCCGGAccctaattataaaaatatactgagtatgttaTCGTTATTGTTGTTGCTGAGTTAATCTAattcaatttagctttaaaaaattaGTTAAATTGACTCTGAAAAAAACGAATAAATTCAATAAATTGGAACGAAAGAAGCATTTTTATTTGTTGTAAGAGAAAAATGATCTTTTTTGCATGACAGAGAGAGTAGCCCACTGGATGCTCTTTCTGGGTCTGTAcactatatatatttttgaaactTCGCCCAATTTCCATATCAATGGCGATAAGAACTCTTCTTCGCGCCAGAATAAGTACTCACCATTTCCCCCTCACAATCTTCCATCACAATCACATACCACCTACCAACACCAACATCTACAGCCATCAGTTCGCATCCCTTTTGCACAAAACTAATTTCACTTCCAGTCCAGACGTCCCACCCTCTAATTCACACCTAGTAATAAGTGAACTCTCTCGCATCCTAAGCGATTACAGAAATCCCCACAACGACATTGAATCAGCTCTCAATCCATTCTCCGACAAGATTTCGGCTAACATAGTTGAGCAAGTTCTTAAACGCTGCAAAAATCTTGGGTTTTCAGCTCACAGATTCTTCATTTGGGCAAATAAATTATCGGGGTTTTATCATAGTAAGGAAAGCTATCACATTCTTGTTGATATTTTAGGAAGTAGCAAACAGTTTCCTTTGTTGTGGGACTTTCTTGTTGAGTTAAAAAGGAACAAATCTTGTGAATTAGGTCAAGATATTTTCTGGCTTGTCTTTAGGTCTTCTAGTAGAGCTAATTTACCTGTTGATGCAATTAGGAGTTTTGATAAAATGATTGATTTTGGGATTACACCGAGTGTAGTGGATGTTGATCAGCTTTTGCTTGCATTGTGTAAAAGAAAGCATATGAAAGAAGCCAAACAGTTCTTTGATAGAGTTAAAGATGGGTACATGCTGAGTGTGAAATCTTACAGCATTATGATAAGGGGATGGGGAGAAATGGGAGAAGTAGTTGAGGCACAGAAACTGTTTGATGAAATGCTTGAGCGAGGTTTTTCAGTTGATTTGTTAGCTTATAATAGCATTTTGGAGTCAGTGTGCAAGGCAGGAAAAATGGACGAGGCCTATAACTTGTTCATGAAGATGAGGTCCATGGGATTAAGGCCTGATGCTTTTACGTATGCTGTTTTTATTCATGCTTATTGTGTAAAGGACGATATTCATGCAGCTTTTAGGGTCCTTGATCGGATGAAAAGGTACAAGCTTGTGCCTAATGTATTTACGTACAATGTTATCATCAAGAAGCTTTGCAAGAGTGACAAGGTTGAGGATGCTTACCAACTGATAGATGAGATGATTGAACGAGGGGTAAAACCTGATTGTTGGAGTTATAATACAATCCTTGCTTGTCATTGTGATCATAGCGAAGTCAATTTGGCACTTAGGCTGATCTCAAGAATGGAGAAGAACGGTAGCCTGCCAGATCGTCATACATATAACATGGTGCTTAAAATGCTCATAAAGGTCGGAAGGTTTGATAGAGTTGAGAAAGTATGGGAGAGTATGGAAGGCAGGAAATTTTATCCTTCAGTCTCAACATATGCTGTTATGATACATGGTCTCTGTCAGAAGAAAGGCAAACTTGAGGAAGCATGTAGATATTTTGAAATGATGATAGATGAAGGGATCCCGCCATATGGTGAAACCTGTGAATTATTGCGGAATAGACTTATAGGTTTAGGATTTGCAGAGCAAAAAGATATTCTTGCGGATAAGATGGAAAGAAGTACTTCTTGTTTAATTCAAGAGCTAACAAACATAATGAGAGGAAACAAGGCCCGTGCCAGATTGAGACGTGAAGAAGAAACTCTGATAGTGATGAGTAAAAGAGTTCAATGTGCCGGAGAAGTAGAATAGCCTCAATTCCTTTGGTCAAGGTGATACATATTCTTAATGCCTGTTGTTTGTTTGCCGCTGCATGCTTGACATTTCTCTGTTTACTTTTACTGGTAGCAGCTAGTGATGTTGACTTGGTCGTTCTTGGAGGCTACTTCTCGCGGAGATGGAAAACTGTAGCCTAAGCAGCAAAACTTTCCTAATTGATCTTTGTTATAGCCAGCTGTAGCAAAAAAGGTGCTGTGATAAGTTTCTTGATCCGTAGCCGAATAAATGACTCTATTTGCTTGTAAAGTATCTAGATGTGGTGCAGCAGTAAAGCACCAGGTTTGCAAGAATATTGACCTCAAGTTGCATAAAGAGCTTATTGAGGTTCTATGAGTGGATATGTGGATTTGGACAACTGGCTTTCTTAGTAAAGGAATGGCGGACATGTAGTTATCACTTGGAATCCCGGGTTAACATTGGGCTCTGATGAATGTTGTGTTAAGCCACTTAGCTGAAGAGAGATCACTTTACAAGAATAAACAAGGGCAGCAAGATTGTTAGCTACTTAAATTAGCCTGTCAACCACTGCTCGAGGACACCTTTAAGAGTTTCCTTTATTGTTATCAGGGCATCTTTGAAATGCTCAAATGCTATCCTTCTGTGTTTTTGTTGGAACTAAAGAAGTAAATGTTGAATCCGGGGTTTTTTAGGAGATGCAGATGCATAATTAGTGAATGTGCTGCTTCTGCTATCTATTGTAGTTTCTAGTTTGTGAAGTTACTAGATCAAAGCTGCTGGTAATGTGATTCAGGAGTGTTGTATCAGTCTATGATTGCAGATGTGATGGCAAGTTGGTTGCTTGGGAATTGACCAGGAAGGGAAATTGCAAAAGGTGTTTACCAGTTCATAGAACAATCCTCCAAATATTTAGCAGCATGTTCCTTCGGGTAAGGTCAATGTTCTCCCCAGTCACTAGGTACGGTGATGATGAAAATATTGGCTCAAATCTTTTGGAGGATCTGATGTTTTTGTAGCTTGTAATGTCATTTTTACTTATATTTATGTCGTCATTTAAGTTTACTAAGTTTCCAACCTTTCATTTTACCCATACCCACCCATCTCCCTCATCCCAAGTAGGAGACTGGTTAATTTTTTCTTTACAAGATGAACAATAAGGCTTTTGATTGTTTACATGGTTCAAACTATTTTTTAAGGTTTGGCAACTTATTTGACATCTTTAGATATTATTTTAAGATGTAAACAAAGGCTGCTAGGGCCATAGCCAGCTAGTGGCGGAATGCATTTTCAAATCTCTACTACTCTTCTTTTCTTGATCTCCTCCACCCttcaaaacaacaacaactaaGCTTCAACTCCAAGTTAAGAGGTCGGATATATGAATCCTCGCTATCCATTTTGCTCTATTTAGGCCTGTTTCGTGCAAATAGTTAATAAATTAGCTTCTCTAACCTTTAGAAGTTCTCTATATTTCTACTGGCTTACAAATCTCAGAACAAGATTAAAATGAACTCCTATCAGATATTGGTCTAATACGAGTGTACCAACAAAAATTCTCCAacccaaaaaagaaaaattattttcacaaTGGAAAGACGTAAATGTGAAAAGTCAGTGACGAAGTAATAAAAATGTTCATCTTCTTGGTCTGTTATCATCGCCCGGAAGCTACTTTGGAGTTTTCTAAGAGGTGGGTTCAAAACAAGTACACTTAGATTGCATAAATCTTTGATCTACTATCATTGCCCAATAAGGGCtggctttttctttttgaaaaaaaaatgacaaGAAGAGTATAAGTCGAATTATAGACTACATTATTACTAACTGAAAAATTTGTGGTATAAGTCGAATATATTGATAGGATAATAGGGAAAATTTGATACTACTGACTAAACTGCTTGGGCTGCAAATATTAATTACTCTTGAATTTTCTGATGGATGGGTGCAAAAAGAGTTATGGTATAACTATAATTGTACTTGACTGCTGGTAACCTTTCCATGTAGGGGTTCTGATTTTTCTAAGTCAAGCATATGACTGGCTAAAATTGCAGGCACTTGGATTTGGTTTTGTTGTTGAAATGCTGCAGCTATGGGTGTATTCGAGTAGATTGCTATGGTAGGCTGATTCAGATGAGGAGGGATGTGAGTTTCACAATTTGAGAAGTTACAGAGAATGTCTTGCCAACTGATACATGCTGGTAAAATTCTAGCTCAATTTCGCAAGGATGCCCGTGATGTGCAGTTGTGTGATGGTGTTGGAATAGCTCTTTCGCTGAACGCtactttgtttttttcttttttgataagtTGCTGAATTCTACTCTTGATTTGCCCAAGTTTGAAGTGGCTGCATACTTGAATGAATCAATATAATCAATTTTCTGAGCTTTATTTTTGTTACATCATTTTCTTTTCTGTTGGAATTTTGTATGCTAAAGGTACTTAATGAGTCTTTTAGGATCCTTATGGTTTTGAGTTGTTGAATCATTATGGTCTCTTGTGTAATCAACAGGACAATTGTCTTCTTGAACCTATGTGGCTTTACATTCTTTAGAGATTCCTTCTGAATCTAGCATTTGTTGACTACTCTATCTGATCATCACTCTGAATGACTTTTTGGCATCATATTTAAGTAGTTTTGTTGGTATATTTGACATAAAGTGATTAAACTATTTCTTCCAACTTGAATGGCTTTGCTGAAGTGGTAAAGGAGCTTTCGGATGAGATTGCATCAAAAGAACATGCAAGAGTTGATTGCAGTAAACTTTATTGAGAACGTTCTTTGTGCTGGAGCATGTTGTATTCAATCGCTCTCTGCATTGAGTCAAAGGAGGGTTCCTTAtctcaaaaagaataaaaaagaaacaagaaaagagaatgaTTTGAAGAAAGTATAGGTACTAACTGGTAACTAAAGTTTCCTTGAAATCCTTAGACCGATCATTTCTGCAGGCTGCTCTTCAGAGGATTTGGTTATTCATTATGAGTAATGCTTATTCCAATTTTTTTCATTTGGTGTACTTGTTATTTCAATATCTTAGGTACCCTGCTGCATGCAAAAGCTGCACTTTCATTCTTGTTATAGCACTTCGCTTTAACAGAGCATTGGAGAAGAAAGCATTTGAGCTTCTACAAGCTATACCAGAATCCTTCTTATCACTTCATGTGCGATTTCAGTCTGACATGGTAGCTTACAGTCAACGTGAGTACTCCAGTCTTTCTCCTATATTGGTAAATCATATAGAAGCTCGGCGGGGGGATATAAAACCTTGGATCTAATTAATGGACATATTTGGAGAAGCAGTGGGAAGTGCCCTTTTAAACCAAATGAAACTTGCCTCCTCCTTCAGGATCTCTTCATTCCTACAGACAACAACAATTTATTTGGCAGCTGGTGATGGCCTGAAGGAACTTGGCGGAGAGGAGTTATTATCCGAACATATTACTGGCTACTTAGTACTTACTATCCAAACATATACATGGATAAGATGGTTGCAGCAATGCGAGCTTTTAAGGGGTTGCGTAAGACACCCTCACACTGTTCTTTAGAAGGAGGGCTTTGGAAGTTAACCTATCAGGAGC
Coding sequences within:
- the LOC104247912 gene encoding pentatricopeptide repeat-containing protein At1g52640, mitochondrial-like, whose translation is MAIRTLLRARISTHHFPLTIFHHNHIPPTNTNIYSHQFASLLHKTNFTSSPDVPPSNSHLVISELSRILSDYRNPHNDIESALNPFSDKISANIVEQVLKRCKNLGFSAHRFFIWANKLSGFYHSKESYHILVDILGSSKQFPLLWDFLVELKRNKSCELGQDIFWLVFRSSSRANLPVDAIRSFDKMIDFGITPSVVDVDQLLLALCKRKHMKEAKQFFDRVKDGYMLSVKSYSIMIRGWGEMGEVVEAQKLFDEMLERGFSVDLLAYNSILESVCKAGKMDEAYNLFMKMRSMGLRPDAFTYAVFIHAYCVKDDIHAAFRVLDRMKRYKLVPNVFTYNVIIKKLCKSDKVEDAYQLIDEMIERGVKPDCWSYNTILACHCDHSEVNLALRLISRMEKNGSLPDRHTYNMVLKMLIKVGRFDRVEKVWESMEGRKFYPSVSTYAVMIHGLCQKKGKLEEACRYFEMMIDEGIPPYGETCELLRNRLIGLGFAEQKDILADKMERSTSCLIQELTNIMRGNKARARLRREEETLIVMSKRVQCAGEVE